Part of the Pseudomonas lijiangensis genome is shown below.
GCGGCAATGGCGAGCTTTCGGCCATTCAGGAAGTCGAGCGTGACTTTGGAATTCCGGTGGTGAGCATCGTATCCCTGAATCAGGTTCTACAATTCCTTGCAGACGATCCTCAACTCAAGCAGCACTTGCCTGCGGTTGAAGCCTACAGGGCGCAATACGGGATCTGACAAGGGGCGTGTATGGCTGTCGCTCGTATCGACATGCGTCTGCTGAGTGTTCTGGCGCTGTGGCTGTCACTGGGTGTTTTTGCGCCCGTGACGGCTCATGCCGCCGATCCTGACGCGCTGTTCTATCGCTACATCGACAGCCGTGGCGTGACCGTCCTGGATCGCCAGGGTGTACCGCCGGAATATGTCGCCAAGGGTTACGAAGTGCTCAATGCCCGCGGGCGAGTGGTACAGACCGTCCCTCCCGCACCGACTGCCGAAGAAGTCCGCAAGGCGGCAGCCGACAAGCTCCAGGCCAATGCCGATGCGCAGTTGCTGAGTCTCTACAGCAGCGTCGAAGAGGTGGACCGCGTCAAGGCCCGCAGGCTGGCCGAGCTGGATGCCTTGATCGGCGTGGCCCAAGGCAATATCCAGGGGCTCAACGCCCAGCAACGCAACCTTCAGAGCCAGGCTGCCGACCTTGAACGCGCAGGCCGTCCCATCCCCCAGGTTCTTATCGATCAGTTGAACGATGTGCAGGACCAGCAACAGCGAATCCAGGCCGATATCACCCGCTACCAGAGCGCCCGCGTACAGGCCGAGGCAAGCTTTGCCGAGGACCGGGCGAGGGTGGAGAAACTGCTCAGGTAATGTGGCGTCTGGCGTTTTCGCGAATGAATTCGCTCCTACAGCGGCCGGGTGGGAGCGAATTCATTCGCGAAGGTGCTTCAACTCCGTCTGTTGGAGGCGGCGGTATCAAGCATCTGGTCAATCACCCCCTGAGCCTGACTGATCAAGTGCATTGAGGCCATGATCAGGTCTCGCTGCTGGCCATTCAACGCATCGCCACCTTCATAGGCAGTCGCACCCGCGCAGCGCAACAGGTCTGATACATGAGCCAGTTGGGTTTCATGGCAATCGATAGTGCTGTCTGGGGACGACAGCCCAAAAACAGGTGGGTCGGGAACAAGTTTTTTAACCATGGTGTAACTCCTGATAATTAAAGAAGCCAACACCTTCG
Proteins encoded:
- a CDS encoding DUF4124 domain-containing protein encodes the protein MRLLSVLALWLSLGVFAPVTAHAADPDALFYRYIDSRGVTVLDRQGVPPEYVAKGYEVLNARGRVVQTVPPAPTAEEVRKAAADKLQANADAQLLSLYSSVEEVDRVKARRLAELDALIGVAQGNIQGLNAQQRNLQSQAADLERAGRPIPQVLIDQLNDVQDQQQRIQADITRYQSARVQAEASFAEDRARVEKLLR
- a CDS encoding DUF6124 family protein encodes the protein MVKKLVPDPPVFGLSSPDSTIDCHETQLAHVSDLLRCAGATAYEGGDALNGQQRDLIMASMHLISQAQGVIDQMLDTAASNRRS